Genomic window (Trueperaceae bacterium):
AGGGCGATGCCGCGGGCGGGGATCTCGGGCACCCACGCCCAGTCGAAGCCGGCGGTGCTCGTGTGCACCCACCTGAGGGCGGGGGCCGCGGCGAGCACGGCGCTCAGTTGCGGTTTGCCGAGGCCGACGCGCAGGAGTGCCACGGCGTCCTCGGCGCCGGCGGGCACGCCCGCCCGCGGGGTGAGGGGCGTGAACGTCACGCCGGGGAAGGCGTCTGCCAGCTCCGCCGCGTGTGAGGCGGTGACGGCCGGCGACAGCAGCACCCTCACGCCGGCGGCGGGCCGTTCCGATGCGCTTGGGATGGTCATGTCAGTCGCTCCCCTGGCGCGGGTCGAGGATGTCGCGCAAGACGTCGCCGACGGCGTTGAGCGCGAGAACGGCCAGGAGGATCATCACGCCGGGGTAGACGGCGAGGCGCGGAGCGATCCACAGGTAGTGCTGGCTCGCGGTGAGCATGTTGCCCCACGACGCGAGCGGAGGCAGGATGCCGAGCCCGAGGAAGCTGAGGCCGGCCTCCACGAGCATCACCAAGCCGACCTGCAGCGACGTGGCGACGATGAGCGACGGCGCCGCCTGCGGGAGGAGGTGCTTGAACATCAGCCGCGCCTCCCCCACGCCGGCGGCCCTCGCCGCCATGACGAACTCCTGCTGCTTGAAGCGCAGGACCTCGGCGCGCACGATGCGGGCGACGCCCATCCAGCGCGTCAGCGCGAGGGCCAGCACCAGCACGGTGGGCGACGAGCCCCAGATGGAGACGATGATCAGGAGCAGGAAGAAGGTGGGGATGGCCATGAAGCCGTCGGTGAGCCGCATGATCGCCTGGTCGACGAGCCCGCCGTAGTAGCCGGCCACCACCCCTACGAGGCTGGCCACCAGCACGGTGATGGCGGCGCTGGCGAAGCCCACTGCCAGGCTCACCTTCCCGCCGGCCAGCAGGCGCGCGAACACGTCGCGGCCGTTCTCGTCCGTGCCGAGCCAGTGCTCGGAGCTGGGTGGCGCGAAGGTGTTGCGCAGGTCGATCTTGTTGGGATCGCTCAGGCCGAGGTGGGGTCCGACCAGGACGGCCACCACCACCAGGAGCAACCACAGCGTGCCGAGGAACGCGGTGCGGTGAGCGAACCAGAGCTGCAGGCCGCGGCGCAGGCGCCCACCGGGGCGCGGCGACGGGGCCGTCACGAGTAGTGGACCCTCGGGTCGAGGAGCGGGTAGGTGGCGTCTATCACCAGGTTGGACACCACGACCATCAGCGACACGAAGACGGTGACGCCGAGGATGAGCGGCGTGTCTCGGCGCAGCGCCGCGTCGACGGCCAGCTGCCCGAGGCCCGGCCAGCTGAACAGGGTCTCGACGACGGCGCTGCCCCCTATGAGGCGGGGCAGCGCCACGCCGAACACGGTGACGACGGGGATGAGGGCGTTCTTGAGGACGTGCTTGCGGTCGACGGCGCCGCGCGCCAGCCCCTTGCTGCGCGCCGTGCGCACGTAGTCCTGCCGCATGGTCTCGAGCCAGGCGGAGCGCGTGTAGCGCGTCAGTTCCGCCAGGGTCGAGGTGCCGAGGACCACCGCGGGCATCACCAGGTGAGCGAGCTGATCCGCCAGGCCGCCGCCGCGGGAGCCGATGGTGCGGATGCCCGACGCCGGCAGCCACTCGAGCTGCACGGCGAAGAGCACGATGAGGAGGATGCCGAGCCAGAAGTTGGGCGTGGCCAGGAGCGTCCCCGACACCACGCCGGCGGCCTGGTCGACGAAGCCGTTCTGGTGGCGCGCGGCGGCGACCCCGAGCGGCACCCCTACGGCCACCGCGAACAGCGCCGCGCTGAGGCCGAGCTTGAGCGTTGCCGGCAGCCGCTCCACGACCATGGCCCCGACCGGCCGGCCCGCGTAGGAGAGCGAGGCGCCGAGGTCGCCACGCAGGAAGTTGCCGAGCCACTGCACGTACTGCTCGTGCACCGGTCGGTCGAGGCCGAGGTTGCGCCCGAGGCGCGCCGCCTCCTCGGCGGAGATGTTCGGGTTCATCAGGATCGACAGCCCCCCGGGCGCGGCCTGGATCATCACGAACGTGGCCGTGATCACGAGCCAGAGCACGAGCAGCGCGGCCAGCGCCCGGCCTAGCAGGTAGCGCGCCACCTACGGCGCTCCCCCGTTACCTCGGCCTCGGCGGCGTCGCGCACCCGCCCTCCCCCCGACGTCCGTCACGTCACCTGCCCGAGTCGACGTAGAGGAGGTACGTGAAGGGGGTCGACAGCTTCAGCTCGCCCTTGGGGACGCCGCCGACCCGCGTCGAGACGGCCATCAGCTGCTCGCGGAGGAAGAACGGCACGACGGGCGGGTCGGCGTGCAGCAGCTCCTGCGCCTGCTGGTAGTACCGCCCCTGCAACTGGCGGTCGCTCGTCTGGATGGCGGCCTGCACCAGGGCGTCCACCTCGTGGTTGACGTAACCGCGCGCGTTGGGGCCGTCGCTCGTGTAGATGCGCCGGAACCAATCGACGTTGGGAACGGGGAACTCGGCCATGCGAGCGGCGAAGACGCGGTTGCGGGTGTCCTCGATCCAGCGGCCCGTCCGCTCGGCGGCGACGTACTCGACGTCCATCCCGAGCGCCTCGAACTCGTCCTGCAGGATGAGGCCGATCTGCTCGCGTTGCACGTTGCCGCGGTCGACGAGGAGGGGGAAGGCGAACTCGCGGCCGTCCTTGTCGATGGTGCCGTCGCCGTTGGTGTCGGTCCAGCCCGCCTCGGCCAGGATGCGCTTGGCCAGCTCCGGGTCGTAGGCGTACGGCTCGATGTCGGGCGCGGGGATCTCGGAGAGCACGAACGGGATGTAGGCGCCGTTCATGTTCCAGCCGCGGCCGAGACCGACGGTCTCTAGGATGAGGTCGTGGTCGATGGCGTGCGCCATGGCGATGCGCACGCGCGGGTCCGCGAAGAGCGGCGCGTAGGGGCCCTCGAAGGCGAAGTCGAGCACGGCGTAGCGGCTCGAGCTCACGGGGATGACCTCGACGCGCTTGTCGTTGGCGAGGGCGGCGGCGTGGGTGGGCTCGATGTCGGTCCAGTCGATGTCGCCGGCGCGGAGGCGGGCGACGCGCACGTTCATGTCCGGCACGATCGAGAAGACGAGCGTGTCGAGGTTGGGCCTGCCGAGGAAGAAGTCGTCGAAGGCGGCGAGCTCGATGTAGGAGCCGGTCTGCAGTCCGACCAGCTTGAACGGGCCGCTGCCGACGGGCTTGGCGGTGTTGAGCTCCACCGCATCGGCGAGCTTGGCGTACTTCTCGAACAGGTGGCGGGGTAGCGGCTGCAGCGCGCCGAGCGCGAGGCGGTCCGGGAAGAGCCCGTCGACCTGGGAGAGGTGGAAGGTGACGGTGTGCTCGTCGACGACCTCGACCCGCTCGACGTGCTTGACGTCGGCGTAGCTCTGGGCGTTCTCGGTCGGGTCGAGGATGCGGTCGAAGGTGAACTTGACGTCGTGAGCGGTCAGGGGCACGCCGTCGTGCCACTTGGCGTCGGGGTGGAGGTGGAAGGTCCAGGCGGTCACGTCGGCGTTGGCTTCCCAGCTCGTGGCGAGGTAGGGCACGATCTCGAACGTCTCCGGGTGCTGGGCGGTGAGGGGCGCGAACAGGGCCCCCTGGACGATGGAGGAGCTGAGCTCGCCGGGCAGGATCGGGTTGAGGCTCTCCGGTTGGGCGGGCAGGGCGATGGTGACGGTGCCGCCTTGCGGCGCGCCCTGNNNNNNNNNNNNNNNNNNNNNNNNNNNNNNNNNNNNNNNNNNNNNNNNNNNNNNNNNNNNNNNNNNNNNNNNNNNNNNNNNNNNNNNNNNNNNNNNNNNNTGCGGCGCGCCCTGGGGCGCCCCTTGGGCGGCGCCCAGCAGGAGCGCGGGCAAGAGGAGCAGTGCCGCCGCCGTCGAGATGAACCGCTTCGCGAGCTGACTGGTCATGCCTGGCCTCCATGGGTGGGGGTGGCCCACGCCGGTCGTCGGCTCGCTCCAGAGCGCCGGGCGTCGCGCCCGCCTGAGTGTATCGCCGAGCCGGTACACCAGCTTACGGACGACCGGCGAAGCCGTCAACCGCAAACCCGCGGCATGCGCCCCGGGGCGCATGCCGCGGGGGCACACACGCGGCGGAACGGCGTGGCACGCGTGCTAGAGTCGGCGGGCAAGGTCTCCCAGACCCCACTCTGAAGTTCCACGGAGGCGATCCATGAGGCAGTCCCTGAGGTTCATGCTCGTGGCCATGTCGGCGGCGCTGCTGTCGCTCGGCGCGGCGCAAGCGCCGATCACCATCAGCATCGGCTTCAACCCCACTCAGAACTCCGACCTCGTCACCACCGCGGCCAACGGCATCGCCAGCTACGTCGAGTCGCAGTTGGGCGGCGCGGTCGAGGTCAAGGTCTTCATCCCCACCGACTACCGCGGCCTGATCGAGGCCATGGGCTCGGGCAACCTCGACTTCGCGTTCTTCCCGCCCGACGGCTTCGTGGTGGCGAACCGCGAGGTCGACGCCATGGTCCTCCTCAAGTCCGTGCGCAACGGCAACCCCTACTACTGGTCGGCCATCATCGTGCGCAAGGACAGCGGCATCACCAGCCTGGGCGACCTCGAGGGCAAGTCGATCGCCTGGATCGACCCCAACTCGGCCGCGGGTTACACCTTCCCGCGCGCGGAGCTGATAACGGCCGGCATCAACCCCGACGAGTTCTTCAGCAAGCAGGTCTTCGCGGGCGGCCACGACGCCGCGGTGCTTGCCGTCCTCAACGGCTCCGTCGACGCCGCCGCCACCTTCGCCAACGACGACCAGAACGTCTCCGGCGCCTGGACCCAGTTCCTCGACCCCGACCAGGCCAGCCAGCTCACCGCCATCTTCTACTCACGCCCCATCCCCGGCGACACCTTCAGCGTGTCGCGGAAGTTCGCCGACGAGCACCCGGCCCTCACCTACCAGGTCGCCGCGGCCATAGCCACCATCAAGGCGCCCGAGAACAACCTCCTCGTAGACCTCTACCGCATCGACTACATGATCCCGGCAGACAGCGCCGACTACGCCGTGGTGCGCGACACCAGGCGCATCCTCGGCCTCGACAAGGACTGACGGGGCGGGCCACCGGGTGCCGCGCCCCGGCGCGGCACCCGGCACCTGCACGCCTGGGCCACGATGATCGAGGTCTCGAACCTGAGCAAGGTCTTCCCGGACGGCACGCGGGCCCTCGCCGGGGTGAACGTCACCGTCCCCGACGGCGATTTCGTGGCCGTCATCGGCCTATCCGGCGCCGGCAAGTCGACGTTCCTGCGCTGCCTGAACCGCCTCGTCGACCCGAGCGAGGGCGCCATCCGGGTGGGCGACCGCGATGTCGCCGGTCTCCGCGGCCGCCAGCTGCAGCACTACCGTAGGACCGTCGGCTTCATCTTCCAGCAGTTCAACCTGGTCCAGCGCCTTAGCGTGCTCGACAACGTCCTCAGTGGGCGCCTCGGTTACCACCCGACGTGGCGGGGCCTGCTCGGCCTCTACACCGACCACGACCGGGAGCTGGCCCTGGCGGCCATCAGGTCGGTCGGGCTCGCCGGCAAGGAGGACGCCCGCGTGGACCAGCTCTCCGGCGGCCAGCAGCAGCGCGTCGCCATCGCGCGGGCCATGGCCCAGGAGCCGCAGCTCATCCTGGCGGACGAGCCGATGGCGAGCCTCGACCCGCGCCTCTCCGACGTGATCCTAGGCATCCTGCGCGACTACAACGAGGCCAAGGGCGTGACCGTCCTGGTCAACATCCACGTGCTGGACCTCGCCAAGCGCTACGCCAAGCGCGTCCTCGCCTTCAACAAGGGCGCGCTCGTCTTCGACGGGCCCGTCACGAGCCTCGACGACCAACTCGAGACGCGCATCTACGCCGGCTCGTTGGAGGCGCTCTGATGTGGGGCGCCCTCGTCGCGGGCGTCGCCGCGGCGGTGCTGCTCGGGCTGGCGCGCGCCTCGATGCGCCGCCTCGTCGTCGCGGCCGGAGTCGCGCTGATCGTGGCGTACCTCGCCTTCCCGTTCTCGACCACCGTCGGTTTCGTCAGCCGCGACACCATCCGTCCCACGCTGCTCGCCCTCACCCCCATCTACCCGCTGCTGGCGGTCGTGCTGGTGGCGGGCCTGGCCGCGCTCTTCGTCCCGTTCGCCAACCCCCGGCTCGGGGGC
Coding sequences:
- the phnC gene encoding phosphonate ABC transporter ATP-binding protein, whose amino-acid sequence is MIEVSNLSKVFPDGTRALAGVNVTVPDGDFVAVIGLSGAGKSTFLRCLNRLVDPSEGAIRVGDRDVAGLRGRQLQHYRRTVGFIFQQFNLVQRLSVLDNVLSGRLGYHPTWRGLLGLYTDHDRELALAAIRSVGLAGKEDARVDQLSGGQQQRVAIARAMAQEPQLILADEPMASLDPRLSDVILGILRDYNEAKGVTVLVNIHVLDLAKRYAKRVLAFNKGALVFDGPVTSLDDQLETRIYAGSLEAL
- a CDS encoding phosphate/phosphite/phosphonate ABC transporter substrate-binding protein produces the protein MRQSLRFMLVAMSAALLSLGAAQAPITISIGFNPTQNSDLVTTAANGIASYVESQLGGAVEVKVFIPTDYRGLIEAMGSGNLDFAFFPPDGFVVANREVDAMVLLKSVRNGNPYYWSAIIVRKDSGITSLGDLEGKSIAWIDPNSAAGYTFPRAELITAGINPDEFFSKQVFAGGHDAAVLAVLNGSVDAAATFANDDQNVSGAWTQFLDPDQASQLTAIFYSRPIPGDTFSVSRKFADEHPALTYQVAAAIATIKAPENNLLVDLYRIDYMIPADSADYAVVRDTRRILGLDKD
- a CDS encoding ABC transporter permease, encoding MTAPSPRPGGRLRRGLQLWFAHRTAFLGTLWLLLVVVAVLVGPHLGLSDPNKIDLRNTFAPPSSEHWLGTDENGRDVFARLLAGGKVSLAVGFASAAITVLVASLVGVVAGYYGGLVDQAIMRLTDGFMAIPTFFLLLIIVSIWGSSPTVLVLALALTRWMGVARIVRAEVLRFKQQEFVMAARAAGVGEARLMFKHLLPQAAPSLIVATSLQVGLVMLVEAGLSFLGLGILPPLASWGNMLTASQHYLWIAPRLAVYPGVMILLAVLALNAVGDVLRDILDPRQGSD
- a CDS encoding ABC transporter permease is translated as MARYLLGRALAALLVLWLVITATFVMIQAAPGGLSILMNPNISAEEAARLGRNLGLDRPVHEQYVQWLGNFLRGDLGASLSYAGRPVGAMVVERLPATLKLGLSAALFAVAVGVPLGVAAARHQNGFVDQAAGVVSGTLLATPNFWLGILLIVLFAVQLEWLPASGIRTIGSRGGGLADQLAHLVMPAVVLGTSTLAELTRYTRSAWLETMRQDYVRTARSKGLARGAVDRKHVLKNALIPVVTVFGVALPRLIGGSAVVETLFSWPGLGQLAVDAALRRDTPLILGVTVFVSLMVVVSNLVIDATYPLLDPRVHYS